The Falco cherrug isolate bFalChe1 chromosome 3, bFalChe1.pri, whole genome shotgun sequence genome segment TGTTTGCACAAAGCTGGATCAATGATGTGATTAGTTATTCCTTTAGAAACACCTTTTAAATCAGAGATGCTTGGTAACGACGACACTTTTCCCAACAAAATCTGTAGCTGATCTTCTGTAATATAAACCCCTAAGCAGATTTAGTTTGTGGAAACCAGTCAGACCATACTTCTATTTTTCACACAAGTACCAGCTTCAAAATAGCccacatattttaattttcaaatgggCAGGGAAACAGGAGGCAGATCAATTCAGTAAGCTGTGAAAATTAAGCTGTAAATGAACACATTACCATATTTCATCTCTTGCCACCTAAGCTTCTCATCATACCCAAATTCTATTCTTCAAAAGGTAAAGAGCCACATAAATCCAAAGTACTAGAAAATAGTCAGTCACTTGATTAATGTTCATGTTCTCACTACCCTGGAGTCTTGAAATTTGTGATATTTTATGATTATAGTCTGCTGAGTAGAGGAACAATCTCAGATGAGAAAACTGACTTGTGTGGTACGAGTAGAATCACAGGCTGAAATGATTGTGATGAAAGAGGGCATTTGAATTTCTATAAATGGGATTGAAGGAGAATGAGGATTAACAATAAATACTTCTTTATGGTAAGTGACCAGAGAAGGCTTTCAAATTAACAAGAAATTATAGTTATCTGATGCTGCTCCTGTTTGTGAAAATTTCGCTGGTAtaccttccagaaaaaaagggttATTAAGCACCTGATACAAcacttctgtaattttcttGGTTATGTGGTGCCGTCTAGAATATGGGGCAGACAGAATCACCAATCCCATTGAATGAGTATtctgataaaaaatatttgggaaagaAGCATGCTATAAAAGATGTATTTGCAAAGTAGAATGTTCAAGAAGTCAGAAATGCTCAGCTGCATTAGGTGAGAACACTGGACTCCTGCTTCATTCAGTGCACAATATAGTTAGAGTACCTGACCATCCCACTGCATTTCATTCCAGATGGTCAttttttcactgcagctttATTTCATAACTTGTCTAGTGACTACGCTCAAGCATTCAGCACGGTAAGCAATGAACACTTTATGTGAGGAAGCTTGAGCCAACAGAAATGGTTGAAAAAATCATGCATAATCAAAGTTGTTGGTGGAAGCTTAACATAAGCTTTAGCTAAATGTGTCAATGTCCTGCTCTAAATGGTTGCAGGAGAATACAAGTTAATGGCTTGAGCTCGCCTACACTGGTTCTTGGTGTAATGCAGTGTTTTGAGCTCTGCGTAAAATACAGGGTATGAGCCACATCCAGCTCCATCCTTTCCTACTAGCAAAAGTTAGTATTGTGGGAACACAGGGACTGGGAAACAGAGAACTACTCCTTTCTTTAGCTGATGCCACAAGAGCTCTCTTGCCCACAGGAGCAAGAACTCTCATATATAGTAACTACTGCTTGCTGTCAGTCACACTCCAAACTGCTGAAAACCCTTACCATCTACACTGTGTTATGATTTTACTGATTTATAAAGCTCTCTGATATCTGTGGATTTGAACCACCATGATGTCTGACATGGGCTAGGAAACAATGAGCCCTTCCAAGTAGAGAAGGTCATTATCTCTGCTCTATTAGTTAATGTAGGAGTCATACAGAGGCGGATAAGAGATGTGTCTAACAGGTTGATTGCATGTACTAGGTTGTAGACTGCAGTCATCTGAAGATTTTTACAGGTTCCTTATGGAGTCCCAGAGTAGTTTCTAAGGCATTCAGTTCTTCACTGTGATCTTAAGCATGCAATCTCTCACAGAATCCAACGAGCATTTTCGCTTTTAAAAGAGTAAGATCAGATTATGGCATGTAACTAAAATGAAGTAGGTAAAATATAATCTATTTGACGTTTACCTGGTCTGAGCTGACTATGATAGGCTCTCTAAGAATAATCCAGGTGATGCACTCTTCGCAAGGTGGAGTAGTAAAAGACCCATGGTAGGTCCAGTAGTCACGAGATTTAGGGAAAAGAATTGAAGGATCGAAGTTTGTAAAAGGAGCTTCTTTCccctttaaataaaacacaacaaaaacaaacacaaaactctTCAATAGCTCCAGTCAAAGTCAGGCCCAGATGCAGctctgtttttttaacaaacagaGAGACTCAGATACTTCAAAGGAACAAACTAAGAAAACTAAGCAAACATCTACACAAGACATAATGATGCAGTGTAAAGTAAGTGGACTGAATGACCCTCACAGATGGGCCCAGAGAAGCATGACACAACATAAACTCCATGATGCTACTTCTTGTTCCTGAGCTAACTCCTCTGAAGCAGTGTCCAGTACTAACGTGCTTCACCCATTTCTGTGCAGAAATTGTCCTCCTTCTGGCCTCCTTTCTTATGGAAATTCTGCCTATCTATTGAATATTGGATTAGGCCACCATGCAATGAAGGAGGCAGGTACTCTAGATTTATAATATTTCTGCTAACAACAAACAAGACAGCCTATGAAATGTGAGATTCTTATCACATAATGTTATCTGAGACACAGATGTCTATACTCAGTGGCATTTCCAAAGGTCCATTAGGCAACCTATTCCAAGGCCAAATGGACCAATTGATAAAGGCGCCTTTCTTTTGTCAGTGACCACTGAGGGAATAAGACTCCATGCCTAGCTTTTAGGTGAGTAAAGTCTGGCAAGATGACTctcattttcacaaaaatataaGGCCCATGAAAGCCAAAGAAGGCTCATATGTAAatggaagaaattacttttcttgttAAGGAAAAGCTACACATGTTTTTGTTCACAAGGATATTCTGGCAATGTTGCAGAGTAGAATTTGAACACTGGAAAGTCATGCCtcttgattttttctttttttcctgagaatttTAAGCAATCTTCCTATAGTGAAAAGCCAATATAACTACCTTTGTTTTGATGGCATTTATTTCTTCAAGAATTCTCTTCATCTCTGGTTTGGGAGTTTCCCCTACCTGTAAAGAAGAAAGCATCAGCTAACCAAAGAGTTCTGCTTGGTCAGTTCTCTTCCTGatcctattttttttatacatgcATCTAAACATGCATCAACCATAAAATTACCATGCATTAACCCAATCTATCACCAATCTATCACCAATCTACAACCCTACCAGCTTAGTAAGCTATGTCTTCTGTCTGTACCCCAACAGATATTATGATCCAAACAAGGAAATTGTATCAGTACAGAAACTCATGGTTAATTTCACAATACAGCTACTTCTGTTGACATTGAATTTTCTAACAAAGATAAACAACTCTTCAGACTCAAGTACAGAAGTTGGAAAAAGTTTCATTCTAGTTTAAAAACTGGATTTCATGGTCAGATCTACTGTTCGCAATTGCTGATCTCAACACAGTCATCCATCTATCTCTAGTGAATATTAATTAAACAAGAAAGAGTAAAGGCCAGTATTTCAGGCTAAGACTGCATGCCCCCAAAAGGGTTTTTAAAAAGGACGAGTTACATTTATTGTCTGTGAGTTAGTTTTGCCTGTGAGAAAGTTCATTAAAAGCCCAGGAGTGGCATCTGTCCTTGAAATCAGTCCATGACTGGCATAGAACACAGCTGATTGCTATTTGTCAGAGGGCTACTATTGACATTGTGTCCccaaagcagaagcaaataCATCTGGATTTACAGTTTCCACCAGCCAAATAGTGACACAATAGCTGATGGGAGAAGTGTGTGTAGTACTGGATACCATTTGAAATAACATGACTCGTGCTCTATAACTTGTAAAGCATGCGTTACTGAAAGTCAAGACCTTCAATGTGCTATGATCCCTAGAAAATATATTCagagggttttgcttttttaacctTGCAAGAATAGAAAACTCTATAGCAGCAGTACAAAGAAGGGTTGCACACTTCTACTTACCTGCAAAAATATGGCCAAAACAGCTATTCCATCAGTTCTTCTCACAGCATCAAGGTAATTACTGTATTTGGGATTCCAGTGTAACAAATGTAGCTAGAAACAATGACAAATGTAAAAACCCCACCCTTATCAGCCATGAGAGGTTGAATTTAGAGTTCTTTGTATAAATGAGAGAGTAGTTTGGGGCAACAAACAATGAGGATTAggccttcaaaaaaaaaaaaaaagggacagcAATTCATGTATGAGATATATCAGCCATATATTAACATTTAGACtactattttctttataataaCCCATAAACATCTCAATACAGAAATTGCAAAAAAGAACAGTAATCTcaaagctgaacacagaaaaGATGCTTAAGCAAGCAGGTGGAACATGCATTTCAGAAGTCATTACTGATACGATTCGTTTCCACGTGGCTTTCAAATTACAGCATTTCTAACGAAGAATCTGTATGAATGTAAGCGCTGTGTATTGATAGTCTACAGTTCTCATCTTCCCCTACAACCCTGAAGTGGTAAAAATAAAGGTAACacattcttcctcctttctgtcacAATAATTTTAGACTTCTGCTATAATACTGTACTTTTAGAATACTGTTTTAGTAAGTTTGCATTGCTTCTCGGTGATTTAGTCTTGCTACCTCATGTTTCAAGCCATATTGGTTTGAGAACATGCAAACTTTTGTTTCATATAGTACTTTTCCTTATGCTGTGAGAATTACTTCAACCTGATTCACATTTATAAGAATCGATGGGAGTAAGAATAAAATGTCACagataaataaacagaaagaacaccttgaaaagcagagaaatgacaAATTTTGTCCCACCTGAATGATAATGCAAATGTTGTTTTACACCctatttcaaagtaaaaagcaGCGACTCTTACCTCTCCTGCATATCTCACTCCATTCACAACATGCTCAGAGCCATGGTCATCAGATGAACCCCAGTGAAAGTGAAGCTGACGCAGCCTGTAGACTCCAGGAAGTGGCCCACCTCTCAGCACTGCAATTGATAATCTGCAACAGCATTAGACTCTAGTATCTTctaattcttttaaaagaaatagatatgcatttaaagtatttatatacatatttactGTACAGATGCTCTACATTTTGAGTACTGAGTACCTCTTGGAAATCTGCACTGAATTTAGTACCACCTCAGGCAATCATCTTCAGCTATATGCAAAGACACCCGgacaagactgaaaaatgtgATACAAGATCTATAGAAGAACTATACTTTTCTAAAGTATTATCTGGAGGCATAGTGAAATACATTAGGTTATCAAAAATGGCAGGAGATGTCTAAGCCCCTAATCAGAACAGTCAAGACTCTAGAATTATTCTTCTTGCCTTAAGGTAGACATTCAACAGATGGTGACCCAAATCACTCTCCGGACTCCACTGATTAAATGTGACTCCTCTGTTGACTAGAATGGGAATTTTGAGACATAATCCACCTACTTTTAAAAGCCCACATAAGACACCTAAATTTGGATGCCTTAATCTTCCCCTGAATGCCATCTAATATCTACCTAtatcaaagcacagaaaaatagcCACGATTAAGATCAACTGCTGAAGTGCTAGTTGATAAACAAATTCCCACAAAACACTACAAACTATGTTTCTTACTGCAGGCTATGacttatttgttttaaaagctataAAATTACTTATGCTATGATGGCTGCTCCCTCTGgctgtggaaaaggaaaaagaaaacagcaaatgacTCAGAAAAGCAATTGCTGAGAATGCAAGCTATTTTCCTGATGAATAGTGCAGCCGGTGATGCACAATACCTGTACTCTAAATAATCTTAACATTTTTACATTCTGTGTTAAACGAAGGTGATGTATTTGAAAGGATCTCACAATAAAAAGGGAATAACTGCTTCACGTTCATAAAATACTAATTAATATTAAGTTCTCATTCACTTTATTTGGAGATAGGAGTTACAGCATTCCTATAAACTATTCAGCAGTTCTAAACAGGTCCTTATATACTACAGGAAAAATCCCTAAATCTGAAAAGGAACTAAATCTATTCTCATCTCAAGAAATGAAGTACtgagagtattttttactgaacATTAAGAGCaagctgttatttaaaaaaaattctttttacttGTTCCCACAGACAGTCAGTACTGTGGTCAACGCAGACGCGGTAACAGTAGTAACTGGCAAGGCCATCAACTCTCCATTAAAATAGATCTGTAAGTCCAAATAATCCAGTTTAAGGTAAAAACGTGTCATTATTTCCACTGATGGGCCATCAGCAGACATTTTTGATTGGGCATTAGGTGCAGCCCTGTATCACCTTGTGCCAACACATTCCTGCTTTACTCATCTATACTATAAATAGACAGTAGCTTTTACTTAGCACACTTTAAGCAGACAGAATGATGCAAAGAATAAGATGCCTATAAACCAACATATCCTGCAGgaaatttcttttaatgcaggtttatttcttttaatttcaaatgtgtaatataaaacacagaaatacatgaaattaCAACACAAGTAAATGTAATATCCTTATGCTTTAAGAATAAAAGAGTTACAAGAATAAAGTTCTCcagtatttaaaacataaaaaatcccaaactgtCTGCACTGCTCAAAgttagtaaaataaatatttttttttaaacatgtggCTTGGAACTTAATTTCTAAAGGTATCTTTATCctcttgggtttttgttttcagaaaatactaaCACAAAGAAATACACACCCATATAACAGGAAAAGAATATGAAGtaaaattttataaaagaaactATGGtatcttaaaattactttttagtggtgttaaaatacagctttatttttatacatcTACATTTTTATATGTAACAATGAATCATTCTAACAATTTTTACATAGGAAATGTTCACCTTAAATGTCTGACTCTCCCAATTTTAAGGCTGTGATAGGTGTTTTCCTACCATGAAACACAAAATGATGCTTTTCTAGAAGGCCCCATGACTCACTCTGAGCTTCTATGACACTgcatgaaatgaaaagcaaaagctttaaaaaaggagCCTGCAGGCTCACTTCCTGATATATGGGCAGCCAGCTTTTCTCTTAGTCCTCTGAAATACTGTGTAATCCTTTCACATGGCTAGCTGAATGGCTGGACTTACTTCTGACTATTGGAAGTGTTACTTCTGACTATTGGAAGTGtggcattttcttcctgtttctgctCTACAGGAAGTAAGAGGATGGCCACAGCAGCCGTACTAAAATGCAACTCCCTCAAACATGCTGTCATTGAAGTAACATGGCTCAGCTGCTGGAATATACAAAGCAGTCCcggaaggcaggaaaaaattatttgctccTTTTTGGCGCCTTACTATTGCAAACTCTCATTCCACTGCTCAGTGACTGACTCTTTTTATATGGGTTTTCACATCACTCTCCACTAGTTCCTGACACCAGACATAAAAATGTCATGTCAGCCTGAAGTACTTGCTCAAATGCCGTGTGTCTCCCCACCCACACTGAAGAACGGTCTATCACAGAACAATCCTACATGGACACACACATGGGCATCATTTCCAGTAAAAAAGCTCACCTTTTATTCAACCCATCATAAACTGAGCAGCATGAGACAGAACTGGCTAATAaaagaatagatttttttccactctcaGTGTAATCACCGAGGCAGATGTTTGGCCCCAGAGAGGGCAAGTGCTGCACAGAAGGATGTAaccaaggagagaaaaaactgTATCTGTCTGTTTACACAGCAAAATGAAGCTGTCAAACAGCTTGAGTGGAGATGGCTGCTCCACTCACTTTGCTTTAGGTAGCAGGGTGATTTTAACAACAGAAATGTTACAAGAAGGTTTTGAAGTAAGCGCATCCATTTGCTGAGAAGCTTAGGCAGAGGTCTGATTTTTAATCTGTGCTAATGTCAATTGTCACCTCTCCTCACTAAGGTAAAATTGGCAGAGTTATGCCTACACAAATGTCCTCCCTGTTTCCTGTGAAGGTATACCATGAAAGTGCGGTGGAAAAACACAAGGAGCACCAGACAGACTTACGAGGTGAGTTGTTTATAAACGTGAGAAGAAATAACTGTTCTTACAAGATTTACGATCCTCACATCCTGCCAAATCCACAAAATGAACTGGTGAACcacagtgaaattaaattagTAAGGTATTACTGCGTGACAATTGAAAAAGACACATTACCTTTGTTATGCTGCTTTATAACAGAATCTAACAGTGCAGTATAAACCCCTCAGCTTTTTAATGTCACTGCCACATTTCACATGTTATTAAAAGGCCTCTGCTCAGAAGAGGTTCTCTGTACCAAAACAGTCTGGTTAACTGCAGGaataaaatgtgtttcctgAAGGGTTTTGGAACTGAAATTTCAGTTctcactgaaattttctttaagCAAGCACTGAATAGATAGCCAGAAttacttttgtttgtatttgaaCTTTTTACTCTTACAGGGACAGACTGGGAAAGAGAAGTGTCTAACAGAAGTCTGTCAGGGTGCCACCCACTCTCAGCTGCACTGTAACACAACCTTTCCAGTTTTGTGCCTCTTGATCACAGCCTGTTCATGTGAGGTCCCAAATCATCTTTGTTTGTGATCTATGCTAGGGCTGAAAACTGAGAGACCACTGCATAACTGTAGCCTCAGCATGTCCTTGAATGTTCAAGCATTTTTACCTCTAACAATGGAATTTCAAAGTTAACAGAAAGTCATCTCCTAAATTCCCTGTATCCAGGCTCTGCAGTGCTCATGTTAATGCTCAGTACATTCACACAGACACTGTAAATGGTAGATGTGTTAAACACTGAAGGAAGAATTtaactttgctgctttttgtggtATGCAGCATAGCCATCAAGTGGCATGTACCACAGCTACATAAGCGCTGGGATTTAGCTGTGCTATTCTTGTAATGGCTACTGGCTTGTTCCAGTGTAAATTCAGTACACAAAATGTTAAGTAACTTTTTGCCAGAATCAATGAAAACGTAAGTGTCTATGGACAGACTTCACCCAGTTTTAATTAAAGTGACTGGGTTCTGTAGTCACTGTTTTAGAACCAGTcaacaaataaatgtttattcaCCAGAAGTTCATAATTAAAATCTCATTTGCAAAGACAGATGAGATTTCCCACAAAGTGGTACTCTAGGAACTGCTGTCCAAAAGCACTAATGATGCTAAGAGATCAATATGCAACAAGCTCTCACTACTTACAGTAACTGGCTCtaatggtttggggtttgggtttttttttgcatcatcCACTTCCAAAGGCACACATTCCTTTGAGAAGAAATCGAAAGATTCTGCAAGCAGCATCAAGGTAACCTTGTACGAAAGTGTGCCTGCACTGAGGTGTTGCAAGGCATTAAATG includes the following:
- the LOC102056977 gene encoding carbonic anhydrase 3-like; translated protein: MINPNYYPWGYDSDNGPEQWHKNYPIAKGRHQSPIEINNKDVHYDRSLLPWFASYDPGAAKTILNNGKTCRVVFDDSFDRSVLRGGPLPGVYRLRQLHFHWGSSDDHGSEHVVNGVRYAGELHLLHWNPKYSNYLDAVRRTDGIAVLAIFLQVGETPKPEMKRILEEINAIKTKGKEAPFTNFDPSILFPKSRDYWTYHGSFTTPPCEECITWIILREPIIVSSDQMAKLRSLSKNAENEPDLPLVDNWRPTQPRYFRMVSASFL